One segment of Urocitellus parryii isolate mUroPar1 chromosome 5, mUroPar1.hap1, whole genome shotgun sequence DNA contains the following:
- the Hdac7 gene encoding histone deacetylase 7 isoform X10 → MMGAQHPNHQPVPRLAPEPMGTVLQVPLQPLGRKKGNYDSDGTQVSPGAHCLSPPGTGCPTPRADTPSPQLQPMDLRVGQRPAVEPQPEPTLLALQHPQRLHRHLFLAGLQQQQQQQQQQQQQQQQQRTAEPMRLSMDPPMMPELQGAQQEQELRQLLNKDKSKRSAVASSVVKQKLAEVILKKQQAALERTVHPNNPSIPYRTLEPLDTEGAARSMLSSFLPPVPSLPSDPPEHFPLRKTVSEPNLKLRYKPKKSLERRKNPLLRKESAPPSLRRRPAETFGDSSPSSSSTPASGCSSPNDSEHGPNPVLGSEGDGDRRTHPALGPRPVLGSPHAPLFLPHGLEPEAGGTLPSRLQPILLLDPSVSHTPLLTVPGLGPLPFHLAQSLLTTERLSGSGLHWPLSWTRSEPLPPSATASPLLGPLQTRPERLKPHIQLIKPAISLPQRPAKMSEKPRLQQIPSAEDLETDGRGVGQVADDVLEHRESSHGQPEARGPVSLPQHQQMLLWEQQRLAGRLSRGSIGDSVLLPLAQGRHRPLSRTQSSPAAPASLPTPEPTCQARVLTNPEAPPRTLPFTTGLVYDSVMLKHQCSCGDNSRHPEHAGRIQSIWSRLQERGLRSQCECLRGRKASLEELQSVHSERHVLLYGTNPLSRLKLDNGKLEGLLAQRMFVMLPCGGVGVDTDTIWNELHSSNAARWASGSVTDLAFKVASRELKNGFAVVRPPGHHADHSTAMGFCFFNSVAIACRQLQQQGKASKILIVDWDVHHGNGTQKTFYQDPSVLYISLHRHDDGNFFPGSGAVEEVGAGSGEGFNVNVAWAGGLEPPIGDPEYLAAFRIVVMPIAREFSPDLVLVSAGFDAAEGHPAPLGGYHVSAKCFGYMTQQLMNLAGGAVVLALEGGHDLTAICDASEACVAALLGNKVDPLSEEGWKQKPNLNAIRSLEAVIRVHSKYWGCMQRLASCPDSWVPRVPGADAEEVEAVTALASLSVGLLTEERPSEQLVEEEEPMNL, encoded by the exons ATGGGACCCAGGTGAGCCCGGGTGCCCACTGCCTCAGTCCTCCTGGCACAG GCTGCCCCACGCCCCGTGCAGACACGCCAAGCCCTCAGCTCCAGCCCATGGACCTGCGAGTGGGCCAGCGGCCCGCAGTGGAGCCCCAGCCAGAGCCCACACTGCTGGCCTTGCAGCATCCCCAGCGCCTTCATCGCCACCTCTTCCTAGCAGGCctgcagcaacagcagcagcagcagcagcagcaacagcagcagcagcagcaacagcgcACAGCCGAGCCCATGAGG CTCTCAATGGACCCACCGATGATGCCCGAATTGCAGGGGGCACAGCAGGAGCAAGAGTTGCGGCAGCTTCTCAATAAGGACAAGAGCAAGCGAA GTGCTGTAGCCAGCAGCGTGGTCAAGCAGAAATTGGCAGAAGTGATCCTGAAGAAACAGCAAGCAGCTCTGGAGAGAACAGTCCATCCCAACAACCCCAGCATTCCCTACAG AACCCTTGAACCATTGGATACAGAAGGAGCTGCCCGCTCCATGCTCAGCAGCTTTTTGCCTCCTGTTCCCAGCCTGCCCAGTGACCCCCCAGAACACTTCCCCCTGCGTAAGACAG TCTCTGAGCCCAACCTGAAACTACGCTACAAACCTAAGAAGTCCTTGGAGCGGAGGAAGAACCCACTGCTTAGAAAAGAGAGTGCGCCGCCCAGTCTCCGGCGACGGCCGGCAGAGACCTTCGGAG ACTCCTCCCCTAGTAGTAGCAGCACGCCTGCGTCAGGGTGCAGCTCCCCCAATGACAGCGAGCATGGCCCCAACCCTGTCCTGGGCTCGGAG GGTGATGGTGACCGCAGGACCCATCCAGCTCTGGGCCCTCGTCCAGTCCTGGGGAGCCCCCATGCTCCCCTCTTCCTGCCCCATGGTCTGGAGCCGGAGGCTGGGGGCACCTTGCCTTCTCGCCTGCAGCCTATTCTCCTTCTGGATCCCTCAGTCTCTCACACCCCTCTGCTGACTG TGCCCGGGCTTGGGCCCTTGCCCTTCCATTTAGCCCAGTCCCTACTGACCACCGAGCGGCTCTCTGGGTCAGGCCTCCATTGGCCTCTGAGCTGGACCCGCTCAGAGCCCCTGCCCCCCAGTGCCACTGCTTCCCCACTGCTGGGCCCCCTGCAGACCCGCCCGGAGCGGCTCAAACCTCACATCCAGCTGATCAAG CCAGCCATCTCACTTCCCCAGAGGCCAGCCAAGATGAGTGAGAAGCCCCGACTGCAACAGATACCCTCAGCTGAGGACCTAGAGACCGATGGCCGTGGAGTAGGGCAGGTGGCGGATGATGTCCTGGAACACAGGGAGTCAAGCCATGGGCAGCCTGAAGCCAGAGGCCCCGTTTCTCTCCCACAGCACCAGCAG ATGTTGCTCTGGGAACAGCAGCGGCTGGCTGGGCGGCTTTCCCGGGGAAGCATCGGGGACTCTGTGCTGCTTCCTCTGGCCCAGGGCAGACACCGGCCCTTGTCCAGGACTCAGTCTTCCCCAGCTGCACCTGCCTCTCTACCGACCCCAGAGCCCACCTGCCAGGCCCGAGTCCTCACCAATCCAGAGGCACCCCCCAGGACCCTGCCCTTCACCACAG GGCTGGTCTATGACTCAGTCATGCTGAAGCATCAGTGCTCCTGTGGAGACAACAGCAGGCACCCTGAGCACGCTGGCCGCATCCAGAGCATCTGGTCCCGGCTACAGGAGCGAGGCCTCCGGAGCCAGTGTGAG TGTCTCCGGGGCCGGAAGGCCTCCTTGGAGGAACTGCAGTCAGTCCACTCTGAGCGACATGTGCTCCTCTATGGCACCAACCCACTCAGCCGCCTCAAACTGGACAATGGGAAGCTGGAAG GACTCCTGGCACAGCGGATGTTTGTGATGCTGCCCTGTGGTGGGGTTGGG GTGGATACTGACACCATCTGGAACGAGCTGCATTCCTCCAATGCAGCCCGCTGGGCCTCTGGCAGCGTCACTGACCTCGCCTTCAAAGTGGCTTCCCGTGAGCTAAAG AATGGTTTTGCTGTGGTGCGGCCCCCAGGACACCATGCAGATCATTCCACAGCTAT GGGCTTCTGCTTCTTCAACTCAGTGGCTATAGCCTGCCGGCAGCTGCAACAACAGGGCAAGGCCAGCAAGATTCTCATTGTAGACTGG GATGTTCACCATGGCAATGGCACCCAGAAAACCTTCTATCAGGATCCCAGTGTACTCTACATCTCCTTGCATCGACACGATGACGGCAACTTCTTCCCAGGCAGTGGGGCTGTAGAAGAG GTCGGGGCTGGCAGTGGTGAGGGCTTCAATGTCAACGTGGCCTGGGCTGGAGGCCTGGAACCCCCCATAGGGGATCCTGAGTACCTGGCTGCCTTCAG GATAGTCGTGATGCCCATCGCCCGTGAGTTCTCTCCAGACCTGGTCCTGGTGTCTGCTGGGTTTGATGCTGCTGAGGGTCACCCAGCTCCACTGGGTGGCTATCATGTTTCTGCCAAAT GTTTTGGGTACATGACGCAGCAACTGATGAACCTGGCAGGAGGTGCAGTGGTGCTGGCCTTGGAGGGTGGCCATGACCTCACAGCCATCTGTGATGCCTCTGAGGCCTGTGTGGCTGCTCTTCTAGGCAACAAG GTGGATCCCCTTTCAGAAGAAGGCTGGAAACAGAAACCCAACCTTAATGCAATCCGCTCTCTGGAAGCCGTGATCCGGGTGCACA GTAAATATTGGGGCTGCATGCAGCGCCTGGCCTCCTGTCCTGATTCCTGGGTGCCCAGAGTGCCAGGGGCCGATGCAGAAGAAGTGGAAGCTGTGACTGCGCTGGCGTCCCTCTCTGTGGGCCTCCTCACGGAGGAGAG GCCCTCAGAACAGCTGGTGGAAGAGGAAGAACCTATGAATCTCTAA
- the Hdac7 gene encoding histone deacetylase 7 isoform X1, producing MMGAQHPNHQPVPRLAPEPMGTVLQVPLQPLGRKKGNYDSDGTQVSPGAHCLSPPGTGCPTPRADTPSPQLQPMDLRVGQRPAVEPQPEPTLLALQHPQRLHRHLFLAGLQQQQQQQQQQQQQQQQQRTAEPMRVKTELPAHAFPPSLPAASSTPVSGLHSCFFLGCWPHPQLSMDPPMMPELQGAQQEQELRQLLNKDKSKRSAVASSVVKQKLAEVILKKQQAALERTVHPNNPSIPYRTLEPLDTEGAARSMLSSFLPPVPSLPSDPPEHFPLRKTVSEPNLKLRYKPKKSLERRKNPLLRKESAPPSLRRRPAETFGDSSPSSSSTPASGCSSPNDSEHGPNPVLGSEALLGQRLRLQETSLAPFALPTVSLLPTITLGLPAPARGDGDRRTHPALGPRPVLGSPHAPLFLPHGLEPEAGGTLPSRLQPILLLDPSVSHTPLLTVPGLGPLPFHLAQSLLTTERLSGSGLHWPLSWTRSEPLPPSATASPLLGPLQTRPERLKPHIQLIKPAISLPQRPAKMSEKPRLQQIPSAEDLETDGRGVGQVADDVLEHRESSHGQPEARGPVSLPQHQQMLLWEQQRLAGRLSRGSIGDSVLLPLAQGRHRPLSRTQSSPAAPASLPTPEPTCQARVLTNPEAPPRTLPFTTGLVYDSVMLKHQCSCGDNSRHPEHAGRIQSIWSRLQERGLRSQCECLRGRKASLEELQSVHSERHVLLYGTNPLSRLKLDNGKLEGLLAQRMFVMLPCGGVGVDTDTIWNELHSSNAARWASGSVTDLAFKVASRELKNGFAVVRPPGHHADHSTAMGFCFFNSVAIACRQLQQQGKASKILIVDWDVHHGNGTQKTFYQDPSVLYISLHRHDDGNFFPGSGAVEEVGAGSGEGFNVNVAWAGGLEPPIGDPEYLAAFRIVVMPIAREFSPDLVLVSAGFDAAEGHPAPLGGYHVSAKCFGYMTQQLMNLAGGAVVLALEGGHDLTAICDASEACVAALLGNKVDPLSEEGWKQKPNLNAIRSLEAVIRVHSKYWGCMQRLASCPDSWVPRVPGADAEEVEAVTALASLSVGLLTEERPSEQLVEEEEPMNL from the exons ATGGGACCCAGGTGAGCCCGGGTGCCCACTGCCTCAGTCCTCCTGGCACAG GCTGCCCCACGCCCCGTGCAGACACGCCAAGCCCTCAGCTCCAGCCCATGGACCTGCGAGTGGGCCAGCGGCCCGCAGTGGAGCCCCAGCCAGAGCCCACACTGCTGGCCTTGCAGCATCCCCAGCGCCTTCATCGCCACCTCTTCCTAGCAGGCctgcagcaacagcagcagcagcagcagcagcaacagcagcagcagcagcaacagcgcACAGCCGAGCCCATGAGGGTAAAGACGGAGCTCCCTGCACatgccttccctccctctctccctgcagcCTCCTCCACCCCAGTCTCAGGCCTCCACTCCTGCTTCTTCTTGGGCTGCTGGCCCCACCCACAGCTCTCAATGGACCCACCGATGATGCCCGAATTGCAGGGGGCACAGCAGGAGCAAGAGTTGCGGCAGCTTCTCAATAAGGACAAGAGCAAGCGAA GTGCTGTAGCCAGCAGCGTGGTCAAGCAGAAATTGGCAGAAGTGATCCTGAAGAAACAGCAAGCAGCTCTGGAGAGAACAGTCCATCCCAACAACCCCAGCATTCCCTACAG AACCCTTGAACCATTGGATACAGAAGGAGCTGCCCGCTCCATGCTCAGCAGCTTTTTGCCTCCTGTTCCCAGCCTGCCCAGTGACCCCCCAGAACACTTCCCCCTGCGTAAGACAG TCTCTGAGCCCAACCTGAAACTACGCTACAAACCTAAGAAGTCCTTGGAGCGGAGGAAGAACCCACTGCTTAGAAAAGAGAGTGCGCCGCCCAGTCTCCGGCGACGGCCGGCAGAGACCTTCGGAG ACTCCTCCCCTAGTAGTAGCAGCACGCCTGCGTCAGGGTGCAGCTCCCCCAATGACAGCGAGCATGGCCCCAACCCTGTCCTGGGCTCGGAG GCGCTCTTGGGCCAGAGGCTGCGGCTGCAGGAGACTTCTCTGGCCCCGTTCGCCTTGCCGACAGTGTCCTTGCTGCCCACAATCACGTTGGGGCTGCCCGCCCCTGCCAGG GGTGATGGTGACCGCAGGACCCATCCAGCTCTGGGCCCTCGTCCAGTCCTGGGGAGCCCCCATGCTCCCCTCTTCCTGCCCCATGGTCTGGAGCCGGAGGCTGGGGGCACCTTGCCTTCTCGCCTGCAGCCTATTCTCCTTCTGGATCCCTCAGTCTCTCACACCCCTCTGCTGACTG TGCCCGGGCTTGGGCCCTTGCCCTTCCATTTAGCCCAGTCCCTACTGACCACCGAGCGGCTCTCTGGGTCAGGCCTCCATTGGCCTCTGAGCTGGACCCGCTCAGAGCCCCTGCCCCCCAGTGCCACTGCTTCCCCACTGCTGGGCCCCCTGCAGACCCGCCCGGAGCGGCTCAAACCTCACATCCAGCTGATCAAG CCAGCCATCTCACTTCCCCAGAGGCCAGCCAAGATGAGTGAGAAGCCCCGACTGCAACAGATACCCTCAGCTGAGGACCTAGAGACCGATGGCCGTGGAGTAGGGCAGGTGGCGGATGATGTCCTGGAACACAGGGAGTCAAGCCATGGGCAGCCTGAAGCCAGAGGCCCCGTTTCTCTCCCACAGCACCAGCAG ATGTTGCTCTGGGAACAGCAGCGGCTGGCTGGGCGGCTTTCCCGGGGAAGCATCGGGGACTCTGTGCTGCTTCCTCTGGCCCAGGGCAGACACCGGCCCTTGTCCAGGACTCAGTCTTCCCCAGCTGCACCTGCCTCTCTACCGACCCCAGAGCCCACCTGCCAGGCCCGAGTCCTCACCAATCCAGAGGCACCCCCCAGGACCCTGCCCTTCACCACAG GGCTGGTCTATGACTCAGTCATGCTGAAGCATCAGTGCTCCTGTGGAGACAACAGCAGGCACCCTGAGCACGCTGGCCGCATCCAGAGCATCTGGTCCCGGCTACAGGAGCGAGGCCTCCGGAGCCAGTGTGAG TGTCTCCGGGGCCGGAAGGCCTCCTTGGAGGAACTGCAGTCAGTCCACTCTGAGCGACATGTGCTCCTCTATGGCACCAACCCACTCAGCCGCCTCAAACTGGACAATGGGAAGCTGGAAG GACTCCTGGCACAGCGGATGTTTGTGATGCTGCCCTGTGGTGGGGTTGGG GTGGATACTGACACCATCTGGAACGAGCTGCATTCCTCCAATGCAGCCCGCTGGGCCTCTGGCAGCGTCACTGACCTCGCCTTCAAAGTGGCTTCCCGTGAGCTAAAG AATGGTTTTGCTGTGGTGCGGCCCCCAGGACACCATGCAGATCATTCCACAGCTAT GGGCTTCTGCTTCTTCAACTCAGTGGCTATAGCCTGCCGGCAGCTGCAACAACAGGGCAAGGCCAGCAAGATTCTCATTGTAGACTGG GATGTTCACCATGGCAATGGCACCCAGAAAACCTTCTATCAGGATCCCAGTGTACTCTACATCTCCTTGCATCGACACGATGACGGCAACTTCTTCCCAGGCAGTGGGGCTGTAGAAGAG GTCGGGGCTGGCAGTGGTGAGGGCTTCAATGTCAACGTGGCCTGGGCTGGAGGCCTGGAACCCCCCATAGGGGATCCTGAGTACCTGGCTGCCTTCAG GATAGTCGTGATGCCCATCGCCCGTGAGTTCTCTCCAGACCTGGTCCTGGTGTCTGCTGGGTTTGATGCTGCTGAGGGTCACCCAGCTCCACTGGGTGGCTATCATGTTTCTGCCAAAT GTTTTGGGTACATGACGCAGCAACTGATGAACCTGGCAGGAGGTGCAGTGGTGCTGGCCTTGGAGGGTGGCCATGACCTCACAGCCATCTGTGATGCCTCTGAGGCCTGTGTGGCTGCTCTTCTAGGCAACAAG GTGGATCCCCTTTCAGAAGAAGGCTGGAAACAGAAACCCAACCTTAATGCAATCCGCTCTCTGGAAGCCGTGATCCGGGTGCACA GTAAATATTGGGGCTGCATGCAGCGCCTGGCCTCCTGTCCTGATTCCTGGGTGCCCAGAGTGCCAGGGGCCGATGCAGAAGAAGTGGAAGCTGTGACTGCGCTGGCGTCCCTCTCTGTGGGCCTCCTCACGGAGGAGAG GCCCTCAGAACAGCTGGTGGAAGAGGAAGAACCTATGAATCTCTAA
- the Hdac7 gene encoding histone deacetylase 7 isoform X4 — MMGAQHPNHQPVPRLAPEPMGTVLQVPLQPLGRKKGNYDSDGTQVSPGAHCLSPPGTGCPTPRADTPSPQLQPMDLRVGQRPAVEPQPEPTLLALQHPQRLHRHLFLAGLQQQQQQQQQQQQQQQQQRTAEPMRVKTELPAHAFPPSLPAASSTPVSGLHSCFFLGCWPHPQLSMDPPMMPELQGAQQEQELRQLLNKDKSKRSAVASSVVKQKLAEVILKKQQAALERTVHPNNPSIPYRTLEPLDTEGAARSMLSSFLPPVPSLPSDPPEHFPLRKTVSEPNLKLRYKPKKSLERRKNPLLRKESAPPSLRRRPAETFGDSSPSSSSTPASGCSSPNDSEHGPNPVLGSEGDGDRRTHPALGPRPVLGSPHAPLFLPHGLEPEAGGTLPSRLQPILLLDPSVSHTPLLTVPGLGPLPFHLAQSLLTTERLSGSGLHWPLSWTRSEPLPPSATASPLLGPLQTRPERLKPHIQLIKPAISLPQRPAKMSEKPRLQQIPSAEDLETDGRGVGQVADDVLEHRESSHGQPEARGPVSLPQHQQMLLWEQQRLAGRLSRGSIGDSVLLPLAQGRHRPLSRTQSSPAAPASLPTPEPTCQARVLTNPEAPPRTLPFTTGLVYDSVMLKHQCSCGDNSRHPEHAGRIQSIWSRLQERGLRSQCECLRGRKASLEELQSVHSERHVLLYGTNPLSRLKLDNGKLEGLLAQRMFVMLPCGGVGVDTDTIWNELHSSNAARWASGSVTDLAFKVASRELKNGFAVVRPPGHHADHSTAMGFCFFNSVAIACRQLQQQGKASKILIVDWDVHHGNGTQKTFYQDPSVLYISLHRHDDGNFFPGSGAVEEVGAGSGEGFNVNVAWAGGLEPPIGDPEYLAAFRIVVMPIAREFSPDLVLVSAGFDAAEGHPAPLGGYHVSAKCFGYMTQQLMNLAGGAVVLALEGGHDLTAICDASEACVAALLGNKVDPLSEEGWKQKPNLNAIRSLEAVIRVHSKYWGCMQRLASCPDSWVPRVPGADAEEVEAVTALASLSVGLLTEERPSEQLVEEEEPMNL, encoded by the exons ATGGGACCCAGGTGAGCCCGGGTGCCCACTGCCTCAGTCCTCCTGGCACAG GCTGCCCCACGCCCCGTGCAGACACGCCAAGCCCTCAGCTCCAGCCCATGGACCTGCGAGTGGGCCAGCGGCCCGCAGTGGAGCCCCAGCCAGAGCCCACACTGCTGGCCTTGCAGCATCCCCAGCGCCTTCATCGCCACCTCTTCCTAGCAGGCctgcagcaacagcagcagcagcagcagcagcaacagcagcagcagcagcaacagcgcACAGCCGAGCCCATGAGGGTAAAGACGGAGCTCCCTGCACatgccttccctccctctctccctgcagcCTCCTCCACCCCAGTCTCAGGCCTCCACTCCTGCTTCTTCTTGGGCTGCTGGCCCCACCCACAGCTCTCAATGGACCCACCGATGATGCCCGAATTGCAGGGGGCACAGCAGGAGCAAGAGTTGCGGCAGCTTCTCAATAAGGACAAGAGCAAGCGAA GTGCTGTAGCCAGCAGCGTGGTCAAGCAGAAATTGGCAGAAGTGATCCTGAAGAAACAGCAAGCAGCTCTGGAGAGAACAGTCCATCCCAACAACCCCAGCATTCCCTACAG AACCCTTGAACCATTGGATACAGAAGGAGCTGCCCGCTCCATGCTCAGCAGCTTTTTGCCTCCTGTTCCCAGCCTGCCCAGTGACCCCCCAGAACACTTCCCCCTGCGTAAGACAG TCTCTGAGCCCAACCTGAAACTACGCTACAAACCTAAGAAGTCCTTGGAGCGGAGGAAGAACCCACTGCTTAGAAAAGAGAGTGCGCCGCCCAGTCTCCGGCGACGGCCGGCAGAGACCTTCGGAG ACTCCTCCCCTAGTAGTAGCAGCACGCCTGCGTCAGGGTGCAGCTCCCCCAATGACAGCGAGCATGGCCCCAACCCTGTCCTGGGCTCGGAG GGTGATGGTGACCGCAGGACCCATCCAGCTCTGGGCCCTCGTCCAGTCCTGGGGAGCCCCCATGCTCCCCTCTTCCTGCCCCATGGTCTGGAGCCGGAGGCTGGGGGCACCTTGCCTTCTCGCCTGCAGCCTATTCTCCTTCTGGATCCCTCAGTCTCTCACACCCCTCTGCTGACTG TGCCCGGGCTTGGGCCCTTGCCCTTCCATTTAGCCCAGTCCCTACTGACCACCGAGCGGCTCTCTGGGTCAGGCCTCCATTGGCCTCTGAGCTGGACCCGCTCAGAGCCCCTGCCCCCCAGTGCCACTGCTTCCCCACTGCTGGGCCCCCTGCAGACCCGCCCGGAGCGGCTCAAACCTCACATCCAGCTGATCAAG CCAGCCATCTCACTTCCCCAGAGGCCAGCCAAGATGAGTGAGAAGCCCCGACTGCAACAGATACCCTCAGCTGAGGACCTAGAGACCGATGGCCGTGGAGTAGGGCAGGTGGCGGATGATGTCCTGGAACACAGGGAGTCAAGCCATGGGCAGCCTGAAGCCAGAGGCCCCGTTTCTCTCCCACAGCACCAGCAG ATGTTGCTCTGGGAACAGCAGCGGCTGGCTGGGCGGCTTTCCCGGGGAAGCATCGGGGACTCTGTGCTGCTTCCTCTGGCCCAGGGCAGACACCGGCCCTTGTCCAGGACTCAGTCTTCCCCAGCTGCACCTGCCTCTCTACCGACCCCAGAGCCCACCTGCCAGGCCCGAGTCCTCACCAATCCAGAGGCACCCCCCAGGACCCTGCCCTTCACCACAG GGCTGGTCTATGACTCAGTCATGCTGAAGCATCAGTGCTCCTGTGGAGACAACAGCAGGCACCCTGAGCACGCTGGCCGCATCCAGAGCATCTGGTCCCGGCTACAGGAGCGAGGCCTCCGGAGCCAGTGTGAG TGTCTCCGGGGCCGGAAGGCCTCCTTGGAGGAACTGCAGTCAGTCCACTCTGAGCGACATGTGCTCCTCTATGGCACCAACCCACTCAGCCGCCTCAAACTGGACAATGGGAAGCTGGAAG GACTCCTGGCACAGCGGATGTTTGTGATGCTGCCCTGTGGTGGGGTTGGG GTGGATACTGACACCATCTGGAACGAGCTGCATTCCTCCAATGCAGCCCGCTGGGCCTCTGGCAGCGTCACTGACCTCGCCTTCAAAGTGGCTTCCCGTGAGCTAAAG AATGGTTTTGCTGTGGTGCGGCCCCCAGGACACCATGCAGATCATTCCACAGCTAT GGGCTTCTGCTTCTTCAACTCAGTGGCTATAGCCTGCCGGCAGCTGCAACAACAGGGCAAGGCCAGCAAGATTCTCATTGTAGACTGG GATGTTCACCATGGCAATGGCACCCAGAAAACCTTCTATCAGGATCCCAGTGTACTCTACATCTCCTTGCATCGACACGATGACGGCAACTTCTTCCCAGGCAGTGGGGCTGTAGAAGAG GTCGGGGCTGGCAGTGGTGAGGGCTTCAATGTCAACGTGGCCTGGGCTGGAGGCCTGGAACCCCCCATAGGGGATCCTGAGTACCTGGCTGCCTTCAG GATAGTCGTGATGCCCATCGCCCGTGAGTTCTCTCCAGACCTGGTCCTGGTGTCTGCTGGGTTTGATGCTGCTGAGGGTCACCCAGCTCCACTGGGTGGCTATCATGTTTCTGCCAAAT GTTTTGGGTACATGACGCAGCAACTGATGAACCTGGCAGGAGGTGCAGTGGTGCTGGCCTTGGAGGGTGGCCATGACCTCACAGCCATCTGTGATGCCTCTGAGGCCTGTGTGGCTGCTCTTCTAGGCAACAAG GTGGATCCCCTTTCAGAAGAAGGCTGGAAACAGAAACCCAACCTTAATGCAATCCGCTCTCTGGAAGCCGTGATCCGGGTGCACA GTAAATATTGGGGCTGCATGCAGCGCCTGGCCTCCTGTCCTGATTCCTGGGTGCCCAGAGTGCCAGGGGCCGATGCAGAAGAAGTGGAAGCTGTGACTGCGCTGGCGTCCCTCTCTGTGGGCCTCCTCACGGAGGAGAG GCCCTCAGAACAGCTGGTGGAAGAGGAAGAACCTATGAATCTCTAA